Proteins co-encoded in one uncultured Methanomethylovorans sp. genomic window:
- a CDS encoding type IV pilin N-terminal domain-containing protein, which translates to MKMLKDSKAVSPVIGVMLMLVVTVILAAAVSSTSSGLMKSSDAAPSAVFDVKVVMTPAGSMGNPDPSMMTITEVTGDAIDTKDLKIVTINPNAAGDNKTMEVVPGEINCCRVSSKGIISYGIMPYLNNGVTYFGTQTEAGFAKNFGNYTLKPGVIMVADNYGYTDSNNVYSYTAPLWNAATGAYEGDEDERTGMQAMFADWANVSSGDFVTIKIIHTPTQKVIYQSEVEVE; encoded by the coding sequence ATGAAAATGTTAAAAGATTCAAAAGCTGTGTCGCCAGTTATCGGTGTGATGCTCATGCTGGTCGTGACCGTGATACTGGCAGCAGCGGTAAGCTCAACAAGCAGCGGACTAATGAAATCATCAGATGCAGCACCCAGCGCTGTTTTTGATGTAAAAGTAGTCATGACTCCGGCTGGTTCCATGGGAAATCCAGATCCATCTATGATGACAATCACAGAAGTAACAGGAGACGCAATAGATACTAAGGATCTGAAGATAGTAACTATAAATCCCAATGCAGCCGGTGATAACAAGACCATGGAAGTGGTACCTGGAGAAATAAACTGTTGCAGAGTCAGCAGCAAAGGAATAATATCCTACGGAATCATGCCTTATCTCAACAATGGAGTCACTTATTTTGGAACACAAACTGAAGCAGGATTTGCCAAAAACTTCGGGAATTATACTTTGAAGCCTGGAGTAATAATGGTTGCGGATAACTATGGATATACCGACAGCAATAACGTGTATTCTTACACTGCACCACTGTGGAATGCCGCTACAGGTGCATATGAAGGTGACGAGGATGAAAGGACCGGTATGCAGGCAATGTTCGCAGACTGGGCCAATGTGTCCTCAGGAGACTTTGTCACTATCAAGATAATTCATACTCCAACTCAGAAAGTAATATACCAGAGCGAAGTGGAGGTGGAGTAA
- a CDS encoding type IV pilin N-terminal domain-containing protein, protein MVKLFSNEKAVSPVIGVMLMIVVTVVLAAAVSSFASSTSTQDAAPQATFSVDSSSQSDGYIQMSHLGGDILTKANLKIAVSTGSRLSGYVNMSNVTFSPESDYLRPGDSVKIAFLKTEYEGDDRATFKSPDVKLNIYVGTPYKIKFIDTNSGQTIYETSTVMNP, encoded by the coding sequence ATGGTAAAACTCTTCTCAAATGAAAAAGCAGTATCTCCTGTCATAGGTGTAATGCTAATGATAGTAGTGACAGTTGTGCTTGCAGCTGCTGTAAGTTCATTTGCTTCCAGTACTAGTACACAGGATGCAGCTCCACAGGCAACTTTCTCTGTTGATTCATCTTCCCAGAGCGACGGATACATTCAGATGAGTCACCTTGGAGGGGACATATTGACCAAGGCAAACCTGAAGATTGCTGTCTCAACCGGCTCCAGGCTAAGTGGTTATGTAAACATGAGCAATGTCACTTTCTCTCCGGAATCTGATTATCTCCGACCCGGAGACAGTGTAAAGATAGCTTTCTTAAAAACAGAATATGAAGGCGATGACAGAGCTACTTTCAAAAGCCCAGATGTAAAATTAAATATCTATGTTGGTACACCGTATAAGATAAAGTTTATCGACACCAACAGCGGACAGACCATTTATGAAACCAGTACTGTAATGAACCCATAA